ATTGATTTAAGCGTAATGGTGAAAAAGGTAAGACGCGGCGATGAAGAGGTAATCATCATGATCAATTGGGAATCGGAAGAGCATTGGAAGCAGTGGGAAAAAAGTGAAGTCCATATCGCGGGCCATAAGGCCAATCTCGGAAAGCCTAAGCCTGAATACATCGTCAGTTCAGAAGGGGCATTATATGAGGTGAAAGCAGTTAAAAAGGCAGTGAAATGATTTCTTGCCCTGCCCTTTTTATGTGCACGGCAGCAGCCAAAGTGCGTAATGTAATTTGTTTTATGGGAAGCGGAATGGCCGTCGTTTACATACAATAGCTTTACCTTCACTAAAATTCGGGCTCCCATTTATGGGCGCCCTTTTTTTCGTTCGGTCGGCAGTTTTTTTGCATTAAAAATATTTTTTGTATTTCTTTAATTTATAGATGACGGTTGGTTGACTGATGCCCAAGTGATCTGCCAGTTCATAAGTGGTTTTACATTGCTTAGATGCTTTAGTAAGCAGTTGGATTTCAACCTTTTCCAATGTCCGCTTTAAATCGAATTTCTCTTCCCATTTCTGCTCCATTTCCAGCAGTGAAGAATCTTCAGGCTGGTGAATCTGACCTGTGATGGATTGAGGCAAGTGTTCCGGGGATATATTGGTTTCCTCAATGGTCAGTATTAGTCGTTCGATTAGATTTTCCAATTCACGTATATTTCCGGGCCAATCATAATGCGTCAACACTTCATATGTCGATGGTTGGATTTTTTTCGATTTGTGGTATTTAGCATTGGTTTTCCGTAAGTAATGTTCTATTAAGAGAGGGATATCCTCTTTACGTTCATGTAAGGCCGGAATCTGGATGGGAATCACATTCAATCGATAAAATAAATCGAGCCTGAATCTCCCCTCACTCACCATCTTCTTTAAATCTTGATTCGTTGCGGCAACAAGGCGGAAATTAATATGGATTTCTTTTTTCCCTCCGAGACGCTTTAGCTTTTTTTCCTGTAACACTTTCAATAATTTAGCTTGCATGGCAAGTGGGAGTTCTCCGATTTCATCCAAGAAAAGAGTTCCGCTGTCGGCCTGTTCAATCAAGCCCTGGCTCCCCTGCTTGCTCGCCCCTGTAAAAGCTCCCGATTCATAGCCGAATATCTCTGATTCAAACAGACTATCAGGTATCGTGCTGCAATTCACTTCAATGAAGGGCTCTTTCTTCCGGTTGCTTTGATCATGGATTGCACGAGCGAATGTGCTTTTCCCTACCCCTGAAGGTCCCAATAAGAGGATCGTGGCATCGGTTTTCGCAACATTATGTAGCGTTTTTAAAATGTGCTTCGTTTCGTTACTCCTCGCAATCATATCCTGGTGATCCAGTTCCTTTTCCCTTAAATCCTCAACTTCCGTTTGATAGCCTTTAACTTTTCGTTGCAGGTGCTCAAATTGGTCCTGCAATTGGAGAATATCGGTTTGATCCTGACCATAACTGATTACCCTTGCGAGGATGCCTTCCTTATTGAATATAGGATAGCCTGTCGACATGACCACATGACCGGTTTTTGTTTGTTGCATGATCCGTTTCGCTTTCTTTTCTTTTAATACAAGCGCATTAATGGAAGGGGTGAGCAAGCCATCTTTTTCTAATTGATAAACGGACGTTCCAATATAAGAGTCACTTTTCATGCCGTATATCTCCCACAGCTTTGGGTTGGAATATAAAATGATTCCATCTTGATCCGTTATGAGGATATTATTATTCGAGGTTTCAATGATCTTTTGTAATTCTGCCTCCAGCATTTCGTCATTCATGATATCGACTCCTTTTAGTATCTGAATCCAGTTAATTAAAATATAAATCATAAAGTCTGAATAATCAAAAATTAAATCAAAAAATGGCGTGTTGATTAAA
This genomic stretch from Peribacillus muralis harbors:
- a CDS encoding antibiotic biosynthesis monooxygenase; the encoded protein is MFVQMRKTVVTEGNSDQVVKRFSAEGIIEKQDGFIDLSVMVKKVRRGDEEVIIMINWESEEHWKQWEKSEVHIAGHKANLGKPKPEYIVSSEGALYEVKAVKKAVK
- a CDS encoding sigma-54 interaction domain-containing protein — its product is MNDEMLEAELQKIIETSNNNILITDQDGIILYSNPKLWEIYGMKSDSYIGTSVYQLEKDGLLTPSINALVLKEKKAKRIMQQTKTGHVVMSTGYPIFNKEGILARVISYGQDQTDILQLQDQFEHLQRKVKGYQTEVEDLREKELDHQDMIARSNETKHILKTLHNVAKTDATILLLGPSGVGKSTFARAIHDQSNRKKEPFIEVNCSTIPDSLFESEIFGYESGAFTGASKQGSQGLIEQADSGTLFLDEIGELPLAMQAKLLKVLQEKKLKRLGGKKEIHINFRLVAATNQDLKKMVSEGRFRLDLFYRLNVIPIQIPALHERKEDIPLLIEHYLRKTNAKYHKSKKIQPSTYEVLTHYDWPGNIRELENLIERLILTIEETNISPEHLPQSITGQIHQPEDSSLLEMEQKWEEKFDLKRTLEKVEIQLLTKASKQCKTTYELADHLGISQPTVIYKLKKYKKYF